One stretch of Saprospiraceae bacterium DNA includes these proteins:
- a CDS encoding sodium-dependent transporter, whose amino-acid sequence MSAHKEAWGSRVGLVLAMAGNAVGLGNFLRFPAQAIQNGGGAFIIPYLICFLLMGIPLLFVEWSMGRFGGRFGDHSTPFILNSVSGGKRVWWKYVGVFGIFTNLAVAAYYCYLESWTLAYVWRSISGAFAGNDAAAVSQMFADYVSLGTSEPIVFWIICLLLNTWILSRGLAGGVEVAAKVGMPLLIFFGIFLAVRGITLTAGEAGAEYDGTEGLNFLWTPDFSSIWDFKVWLAAAGQVFFTLSVGMGSIQCYASYLRQRDDVALNAMSAGWMNEFVEVVLGAAILIPISVGYLGIERVVELTQTGGLGLGFRTLPYLFQQWGPILAALAGMAWFGLLFFAGVTSSLAMGTPVMGFLRDEFGWRRERAAWAFGALVFILGAPTVFFFSYGVFDEYDYWAGSVSLVVFAMFEIILFAWVFGMDNAWAEINRNADMKVPVIYKYIIKYVTPVILICVFFGSLLSSGGILDKIANKDLHAQIAAATDPAQVTELEKTLTFVNGSRLLLVVIFALIALLVYLAQRKRNREGRMPIPSRE is encoded by the coding sequence ATGTCAGCACACAAAGAAGCTTGGGGCTCGCGTGTCGGATTAGTCTTGGCTATGGCGGGCAACGCGGTCGGCTTAGGCAACTTCCTGCGATTCCCCGCGCAGGCCATCCAGAATGGCGGCGGCGCTTTCATCATTCCGTATCTTATTTGTTTTCTGCTCATGGGCATTCCGCTGTTGTTTGTGGAGTGGAGCATGGGGCGCTTTGGCGGTCGTTTTGGCGACCACTCCACGCCGTTCATCCTCAACAGCGTCAGCGGGGGCAAGCGTGTGTGGTGGAAATATGTGGGTGTGTTCGGCATTTTCACCAACCTGGCCGTGGCGGCCTACTATTGCTATTTGGAAAGTTGGACGCTGGCTTATGTGTGGCGTTCCATATCGGGCGCTTTTGCTGGCAACGACGCGGCAGCGGTCAGCCAGATGTTCGCGGACTACGTCAGTCTTGGCACCAGCGAGCCGATTGTCTTTTGGATTATTTGCTTGCTGCTGAACACTTGGATTCTTTCTCGTGGGTTGGCTGGCGGCGTGGAAGTGGCCGCGAAGGTGGGTATGCCGCTGCTGATATTCTTTGGCATTTTTCTCGCCGTGCGCGGCATCACCCTTACTGCGGGGGAAGCCGGAGCGGAGTATGACGGCACGGAGGGGCTTAACTTTTTGTGGACACCCGATTTTAGCTCCATCTGGGATTTCAAAGTCTGGCTGGCTGCTGCGGGACAGGTTTTTTTCACGCTCTCCGTGGGCATGGGCAGCATACAATGCTACGCCTCGTACCTGCGCCAACGCGACGACGTGGCGCTCAATGCCATGTCGGCAGGGTGGATGAACGAGTTTGTGGAAGTGGTGTTGGGTGCCGCCATCCTGATTCCGATTTCGGTGGGCTATCTCGGCATAGAGCGCGTGGTGGAGCTCACGCAGACGGGTGGCTTGGGGCTTGGCTTCCGCACGTTGCCCTATCTGTTTCAGCAGTGGGGGCCGATTTTGGCGGCGTTGGCAGGCATGGCGTGGTTTGGGTTGCTGTTTTTTGCAGGCGTCACGTCGTCGTTGGCGATGGGCACCCCGGTCATGGGCTTTTTGCGCGATGAGTTTGGTTGGCGGCGCGAACGGGCTGCATGGGCTTTTGGCGCGCTGGTGTTCATTCTCGGGGCTCCCACGGTGTTCTTTTTTAGCTACGGTGTGTTCGATGAGTACGACTACTGGGCAGGCTCGGTGTCGCTGGTCGTGTTCGCCATGTTTGAGATAATACTCTTCGCGTGGGTGTTTGGCATGGACAACGCTTGGGCGGAAATCAACCGCAACGCCGACATGAAGGTGCCGGTCATTTACAAATACATCATCAAGTACGTCACGCCTGTCATCTTGATTTGCGTGTTTTTCGGAAGTTTGTTGAGCAGCGGCGGCATTTTGGACAAAATAGCGAATAAAGACCTGCACGCACAAATTGCTGCTGCCACCGACCCCGCGCAAGTGACGGAATTGGAAAAAACGCTCACGTTCGTCAATGGCTCGCGGCTCTTGCTGGTTGTCATTTTTGCGCTCATCGCCTTGTTGGTCTATCTGGCACAACGCAAGCGCAACCGCGAGGGAAGGATGCCCATTCCGAGCCGTGAGTAG
- a CDS encoding zinc carboxypeptidase — protein MNAFRSLLLLPLMAIAPSLFSQNTPKTPDAFFTHKRGEQFTPHHQLVAYFEHLAAHAPNTMRLEKYGTTNEDRPLHIAIFSSPENIAQLEQIRLNNLRLAGLADGRPDRANPVAIIWLSMSVHGNEPSGAECSPLLAHRLATQTDEETKNWMRNTVVILDPSLNPDGYDRYTHWYRGASNLLKNANPNSREHREPWPGGRTNHYYFDLNRDWAWATQVETQQRLVVYQRWMPHVHADLHEQYVDNPYYFAPAAEPMHDYITPWQRTFQTEIGQNHARYFDENGWLYFTKETFDLFYPSYGDTYPMFSGAIGMTYEQAGHGTAGRAIINGLGDTLTLHERIEHHLTTSLSTIEMGSKNAARIVENFREYFTRSAAQPPSLYKAFVIRETNDPNKVNALCRFLDRHQIRYGRVGAGFSGLKAFDYASGKETSISINPEDVVISAFQPKSVLVGVLFEPESRLSDSLTYDITAWALPFAYGLEAYALKERLDPKKAFEPYKAPEVKIAASPYAWCVHRRSLNEAMFLSEILQKGVKVRMATKSFAISDQQFGAGAFVINRGDNRLIAGELDGIVQAAATNANVPLHPVFTGFSGRGSDLGSDAFAPIDPPSVALLYGDEVDDNSFGHAWFFFERELGYPVSPVHLDKIQRVNLNDFNTLILPHGYYGLSETQTRIIQDWVKSGGRLIAYEGGAKAFLGKDGFDLKHKDEPKKDSTAAPTPYRSRERESISDQLPGAIVKAKVDNSHPLAMGLPDYYFSLKTGADAFQMPEKATAVIYLEETFPSYGFIGSRVKPRLGKTPILTVQKIGGGQVILFVDNPLFRSFWEQGKVLFANAVFF, from the coding sequence ATGAACGCTTTCCGCTCGCTCCTCTTGCTGCCCTTGATGGCCATCGCGCCGTCGCTTTTCAGCCAAAACACCCCCAAGACCCCCGATGCGTTTTTCACGCACAAACGAGGCGAACAATTCACCCCACACCACCAACTGGTCGCCTATTTCGAGCACCTTGCCGCCCATGCCCCCAACACCATGCGTCTGGAAAAATATGGCACCACCAACGAAGACCGCCCGCTCCACATCGCCATTTTCTCCTCGCCCGAAAACATCGCCCAACTCGAACAAATCCGCCTCAACAACCTCCGCCTCGCCGGACTGGCCGACGGACGGCCCGACCGTGCCAACCCCGTCGCCATCATCTGGCTGAGCATGAGCGTGCACGGCAACGAACCCTCCGGCGCCGAATGTAGCCCCCTGCTCGCACACCGACTCGCCACACAAACCGACGAAGAGACCAAGAATTGGATGCGCAACACCGTCGTCATACTCGACCCCTCGCTCAACCCCGACGGCTACGACCGCTACACGCACTGGTATCGCGGCGCGAGCAACCTGCTCAAAAACGCCAACCCCAACAGCCGCGAACACCGCGAACCCTGGCCCGGTGGCCGCACCAATCACTACTATTTCGACCTCAATCGCGACTGGGCATGGGCCACACAGGTGGAAACCCAGCAACGGCTCGTCGTCTATCAACGATGGATGCCACACGTCCACGCCGACCTGCACGAGCAGTATGTGGACAACCCCTACTACTTCGCGCCAGCCGCAGAGCCAATGCACGACTACATCACTCCCTGGCAACGCACTTTTCAGACCGAAATCGGCCAGAACCACGCACGCTATTTCGACGAAAACGGATGGCTCTACTTCACCAAAGAAACGTTCGACCTCTTTTACCCCTCCTACGGCGACACCTATCCCATGTTTAGCGGCGCCATCGGCATGACCTACGAACAAGCAGGCCACGGCACCGCCGGCCGCGCCATCATCAATGGGTTGGGCGACACGCTCACCCTGCACGAGCGCATCGAACATCACCTCACCACCAGCCTCTCCACCATAGAAATGGGCAGCAAAAACGCCGCCCGCATCGTCGAGAACTTCCGCGAATACTTCACCCGCTCGGCCGCACAGCCGCCCAGCCTCTACAAGGCATTCGTCATCCGCGAGACCAACGACCCCAACAAGGTGAACGCCCTATGCCGATTCCTCGACCGCCACCAGATTCGTTATGGAAGGGTCGGTGCCGGCTTTTCGGGCCTCAAAGCTTTCGACTACGCCAGCGGCAAAGAGACGAGCATATCCATCAACCCGGAAGACGTGGTCATCAGCGCCTTTCAGCCCAAATCTGTATTGGTGGGAGTGCTATTCGAGCCAGAGTCGCGCCTGTCCGACTCCTTGACCTACGACATCACGGCTTGGGCGCTGCCGTTTGCCTACGGGCTGGAGGCTTATGCGCTGAAAGAGCGTTTGGACCCCAAAAAAGCCTTTGAGCCATACAAAGCGCCAGAGGTGAAAATTGCGGCCTCGCCCTATGCTTGGTGTGTGCACCGTCGTTCGCTCAACGAAGCGATGTTTTTGAGTGAAATTTTGCAAAAAGGCGTGAAAGTGCGCATGGCTACCAAATCATTTGCCATCAGCGACCAACAATTCGGCGCCGGCGCGTTCGTCATCAACCGCGGCGACAACCGCCTCATAGCGGGCGAGCTGGACGGCATCGTGCAAGCTGCCGCCACCAATGCCAACGTGCCGCTCCACCCCGTCTTCACAGGCTTCTCCGGGCGAGGCAGCGACTTAGGCTCCGATGCTTTCGCACCCATTGACCCACCCTCAGTGGCGCTTCTCTATGGCGACGAGGTGGACGACAATTCTTTCGGGCACGCATGGTTCTTCTTCGAGCGCGAATTGGGCTACCCCGTCTCGCCAGTCCACTTGGACAAAATCCAGCGTGTCAACCTCAACGACTTCAACACGCTCATCCTTCCGCACGGCTACTACGGCTTATCCGAAACTCAAACGAGAATCATACAAGATTGGGTCAAAAGCGGCGGCAGGCTCATTGCCTACGAAGGCGGGGCAAAAGCATTTTTGGGCAAAGACGGTTTCGACCTGAAACACAAAGACGAGCCTAAAAAAGACTCCACCGCCGCGCCCACCCCCTATCGCTCCCGCGAGCGCGAGAGCATCAGCGACCAACTGCCGGGGGCCATCGTGAAGGCCAAAGTGGACAACTCACATCCGCTCGCGATGGGTCTTCCCGATTACTATTTTTCGCTGAAAACGGGCGCCGACGCATTTCAAATGCCGGAAAAAGCAACAGCCGTCATCTACTTGGAAGAAACCTTCCCGTCTTACGGTTTCATCGGCAGTCGGGTGAAGCCGCGCTTAGGCAAGACACCCATTCTGACAGTCCAGAAAATCGGCGGCGGGCAAGTGATACTCTTCGTGGACAATCCGCTATTCCGCAGCTTCTGGGAACAAGGAAAAGTGCTTTTTGCCAACGCCGTTTTTTTCTAA
- a CDS encoding nuclear transport factor 2 family protein — MHYSTEMLVKRQQVVDAVNQLFIQTDNRNWLMVEKCFADSVAFDMTSLTGGEPETLTPQEIIARWEDGFSDLKAIHHQVGNFVVDLHGGDFAHVFCYGIAYHYKPVESGRNTRTFVGSYEFDLERGEDDLWRISSFWFDCKFVDGNADLT; from the coding sequence ATGCATTATTCGACTGAAATGCTCGTCAAGCGCCAGCAAGTTGTGGATGCGGTGAACCAACTTTTTATCCAAACCGATAACCGCAACTGGCTCATGGTGGAAAAATGCTTTGCCGATAGTGTCGCGTTTGACATGACCTCTTTGACTGGTGGGGAGCCGGAGACCCTTACGCCACAAGAAATTATCGCACGTTGGGAGGACGGTTTTAGCGACCTCAAAGCCATACATCATCAGGTTGGCAATTTCGTGGTGGACCTGCACGGTGGCGATTTTGCCCATGTGTTCTGCTATGGCATTGCGTATCACTACAAACCCGTCGAATCGGGCCGCAACACGCGGACTTTTGTTGGCAGTTACGAATTTGATTTGGAGCGCGGCGAAGATGACCTGTGGCGCATTTCTTCTTTCTGGTTCGATTGCAAGTTCGTGGATGGCAATGCCGATTTGACATGA
- a CDS encoding c-type cytochrome, which yields MQGKTLFIAGSLAAAIGLLAAIQSDKPPEGTTYLEPSPQRDGNPAAGYQYLLYGDFVSSGIPLKVFRRVSGANSADDLGRTGDAKGIPFRFNVATTPNGVKVVAPTCLTCHAERLNGQIVVGLGNNTYDHTSDASASFQAADIAVKLAFGESSPEWEAYLPASRATKSIGPYIRTKTRGPNPADKIFAALSAHRRAADLIWLDSAQFDIPLETVPTDVPAWWLTKKKNALYYNGLGRGDFARLASASGMLTMLDSAEARRIDSHLPDVMAWIRTLEPPKYPYPIDQHLATAGKKIFEQRCSKCHGTYGDSVSYPNLLVSLEKIGTDPLLAQAYKTHPEYHSWYNDSWYGKGVHKGQLLPNDGYVAPPLDGIWATAPYLHNASVPTLDDLLNSPQRPVFWKRNFENTEANYDQGKVGWKYTTEPSKTDTETYDTTLPGYGNSGHRFGDKLSAEERKAVIEYLKML from the coding sequence ATGCAAGGAAAAACCCTCTTCATCGCTGGCAGCCTCGCGGCGGCCATTGGTTTGTTGGCGGCCATACAATCCGACAAGCCACCGGAAGGAACGACCTATCTCGAACCCTCGCCCCAACGCGACGGCAACCCCGCCGCTGGCTACCAATACCTGCTCTACGGCGACTTTGTGAGCAGCGGCATCCCCTTAAAAGTGTTTCGGCGCGTATCGGGTGCCAACAGTGCCGACGACCTTGGTCGAACGGGCGACGCAAAGGGCATACCATTCAGGTTCAACGTGGCCACCACGCCCAACGGCGTGAAAGTAGTAGCCCCTACATGCCTCACCTGTCATGCCGAGCGCCTGAACGGCCAAATCGTCGTCGGATTGGGCAACAACACCTACGACCACACAAGCGACGCATCGGCAAGCTTTCAAGCAGCAGACATCGCCGTGAAACTCGCGTTCGGGGAAAGCTCGCCCGAATGGGAGGCCTATCTGCCCGCCAGCCGCGCTACCAAGTCCATTGGCCCCTACATCCGCACCAAAACACGCGGGCCCAACCCAGCGGATAAAATTTTTGCCGCCCTCTCCGCGCACAGGCGCGCTGCCGACCTCATCTGGCTCGACTCGGCCCAATTCGACATTCCGCTCGAAACCGTCCCGACCGACGTGCCAGCTTGGTGGCTGACCAAGAAGAAAAATGCGCTGTATTACAATGGCTTGGGCCGGGGCGACTTCGCCCGCCTTGCCTCTGCTTCCGGCATGCTGACCATGCTCGACAGTGCCGAAGCACGCCGCATAGACAGCCATTTGCCCGATGTGATGGCATGGATTCGCACCCTTGAGCCACCGAAGTACCCATACCCGATTGACCAACATTTGGCCACCGCAGGCAAAAAAATCTTTGAGCAACGATGTTCCAAGTGTCATGGCACTTACGGCGATTCAGTCTCCTACCCCAACCTGTTGGTCAGCTTGGAAAAAATCGGCACCGACCCACTGCTTGCGCAGGCCTACAAGACGCACCCCGAATATCACAGTTGGTACAATGACAGCTGGTATGGGAAAGGTGTTCACAAGGGGCAACTCCTCCCCAACGATGGCTACGTCGCGCCTCCGCTCGACGGTATATGGGCAACAGCGCCATACCTGCACAACGCTTCCGTGCCGACATTGGATGATTTGCTCAATAGCCCACAACGCCCTGTTTTTTGGAAAAGAAATTTTGAAAACACCGAGGCCAACTACGACCAAGGCAAGGTCGGTTGGAAATACACGACAGAACCGTCCAAAACAGACACGGAAACCTACGACACTACCCTTCCCGGCTACGGCAATAGCGGCCATAGGTTTGGCGACAAATTGAGTGCTGAGGAAAGAAAGGCCGTGATAGAATACTTGAAGATGCTGTGA
- a CDS encoding ABC transporter ATP-binding protein, with protein MQLTIRNLNKTYPNGVKALQDVSLDIPTGMYGLLGPNGAGKSTLMRTLATLQDADSGSAWLQPNEGDTNGAIDVLKEKDAVRRVLGYLPQEFGVYPHISAFEMLDHFAVLKGIPASQRKEVANALLQRVNLWEHRKKSVASYSGGMRQRFGIAQALLGDPKLIIVDEPTAGLDPGERNRFYNLLSEIGENVIVILSTHIVEDVKELCSNMAIINLGQVLYAGSPDAALQSLAGKVWEKAIQKSEIESYQQQYRVISSKLVAGKPIIHVLSETAPGDGFKAANADLEDVFFAKIHGGE; from the coding sequence ATGCAATTGACCATCCGCAATCTGAACAAAACCTATCCCAACGGCGTGAAGGCGCTTCAAGACGTATCGCTCGACATTCCTACTGGCATGTACGGATTGCTCGGGCCCAACGGCGCAGGCAAAAGCACGCTCATGCGAACCCTTGCCACCCTACAAGATGCGGACAGCGGCAGCGCGTGGCTCCAGCCCAACGAAGGAGACACCAATGGCGCAATAGACGTGCTCAAGGAAAAGGATGCGGTGCGGCGTGTGCTCGGCTATTTGCCGCAGGAATTTGGGGTGTATCCACACATCTCCGCATTTGAGATGCTCGACCATTTTGCCGTGTTGAAAGGCATTCCCGCCAGTCAGCGAAAAGAGGTGGCGAACGCTCTGCTTCAGCGCGTCAACCTGTGGGAACACCGCAAAAAGTCCGTGGCCTCCTACTCCGGCGGTATGCGCCAGCGATTTGGCATTGCCCAAGCTTTGCTGGGCGACCCCAAGCTTATCATCGTGGACGAGCCTACCGCTGGCCTCGACCCCGGCGAGCGCAACCGATTCTACAACCTCCTGTCAGAAATTGGCGAAAACGTCATTGTCATCCTTAGCACCCACATCGTGGAGGACGTGAAGGAGCTCTGCTCCAACATGGCCATTATCAATCTCGGGCAGGTCTTGTATGCAGGCTCGCCCGATGCGGCGCTGCAATCGCTGGCCGGGAAGGTTTGGGAGAAAGCCATTCAAAAATCAGAAATAGAAAGCTATCAGCAGCAATACCGGGTCATTTCCAGCAAGCTTGTGGCAGGCAAGCCCATCATCCATGTGCTTAGCGAGACGGCTCCCGGCGATGGCTTCAAGGCGGCGAATGCCGACTTGGAGGATGTGTTTTTTGCGAAGATTCACGGCGGAGAATGA
- a CDS encoding DNA cytosine methyltransferase encodes MTTYNHIARKVGPVVQERISALGIGQKMQDLPEHLWHDSFRFYVKEDPTRVGGPNIRLLRLDPSKPSLTVTGFVFNKFVHPYENRFISVREAARLQGFPDDLEFKGSLTSTQQQVGNAVPVQLSRAVFDAILAHASNHGFKGKLQALSLFSGAGGMDIGAHLAAHGNLKVGTKLCVEYWKDACDTLRGYFRDQVIVAHQSVLDIHEPLAFWQDKTGSNDKPDIVYGGPPCQSFSNAGKQKGIEDERGNLIFDFLRFVKALEPSFFVIENVSNLKAIDSGQIFRSIVKMADGLGYNTTTGVLLAADYGAPQLRKRIFFIGCKKGLGQVQLPMPMHGSGPSLFLQPYATVGDAFRNLPPLMGQVDVSEAEEKESLRWAEPTEYMEEVVV; translated from the coding sequence ATGACGACTTATAACCACATCGCCCGAAAAGTTGGCCCGGTTGTACAGGAGCGCATCAGCGCACTCGGCATCGGCCAAAAAATGCAGGACTTGCCCGAACACCTTTGGCACGACAGTTTCAGGTTTTATGTCAAGGAAGACCCTACCCGCGTTGGAGGCCCCAACATCCGCCTGCTACGACTTGACCCCAGCAAGCCGTCGTTGACGGTGACCGGATTTGTTTTCAACAAGTTTGTTCATCCTTACGAAAACAGGTTTATCTCGGTACGCGAGGCTGCGCGCTTGCAAGGATTTCCCGACGACTTGGAGTTCAAGGGCAGTCTGACCAGCACGCAGCAACAAGTGGGCAACGCCGTGCCGGTGCAATTGAGTCGCGCTGTTTTTGATGCCATATTGGCGCATGCCTCCAACCACGGTTTTAAGGGGAAACTCCAAGCCCTCAGCCTGTTCTCCGGCGCTGGCGGCATGGACATTGGCGCCCACTTGGCCGCCCACGGAAACCTAAAAGTCGGCACGAAACTTTGCGTGGAATACTGGAAGGATGCCTGCGACACGCTAAGGGGCTACTTTCGAGATCAAGTGATAGTGGCACACCAGAGCGTCTTGGACATTCACGAGCCATTGGCTTTTTGGCAAGACAAAACTGGCTCGAACGACAAGCCGGACATTGTCTATGGTGGCCCTCCCTGTCAGTCGTTTAGCAATGCTGGGAAGCAAAAAGGCATTGAGGACGAGCGCGGCAATCTGATTTTCGACTTCCTGCGTTTTGTGAAAGCCCTTGAACCATCCTTTTTTGTGATCGAAAATGTTTCCAACCTAAAAGCCATTGACTCCGGTCAGATATTCCGTAGTATTGTAAAAATGGCGGATGGCTTAGGATACAACACGACCACGGGGGTGCTTTTGGCTGCGGACTACGGTGCTCCTCAATTGCGCAAACGTATCTTTTTCATTGGCTGCAAAAAGGGGCTCGGCCAAGTCCAACTGCCGATGCCCATGCACGGCAGCGGCCCGAGTTTGTTCCTCCAACCTTACGCCACTGTGGGAGATGCCTTCAGAAACCTGCCTCCATTGATGGGGCAGGTTGACGTATCCGAAGCGGAAGAAAAAGAAAGCCTAAGGTGGGCTGAACCGACGGAGTATATGGAGGAGGTGGTGGTGTAG
- a CDS encoding carboxymuconolactone decarboxylase family protein, translating into MPHIPVAPHLPGITGLLEYRKDTAEPIRALTQLLLRGPGTLTFAEREMIATVVSEANDCRFCAAAHAAVTDVLLGESETCEHIRRDFESAPISEKMKSLLHIAQLTQRGGRFVTESAVVRARNAGATELEIHDTVLIAALFCLYNKYVDGLATALPDDPVYFQHLGERIAVSYGRRPEGYDKPLI; encoded by the coding sequence ATGCCACACATCCCTGTCGCTCCGCACCTGCCCGGCATCACCGGCCTTTTGGAATACCGAAAAGATACCGCCGAACCCATTCGCGCCCTCACGCAACTCCTGCTGCGCGGGCCCGGCACGCTCACCTTTGCAGAGCGGGAAATGATTGCCACCGTCGTTTCAGAGGCCAACGATTGCCGTTTTTGTGCCGCCGCACACGCCGCCGTCACTGATGTACTTCTAGGCGAAAGCGAAACCTGTGAACACATCCGCCGCGATTTTGAGTCTGCGCCGATTTCTGAAAAAATGAAATCCCTGCTCCACATAGCCCAACTGACCCAACGCGGCGGTCGCTTCGTGACGGAAAGCGCCGTTGTCCGTGCCCGAAATGCCGGCGCCACGGAACTCGAAATCCACGACACGGTGCTTATCGCCGCACTCTTTTGCCTGTACAACAAGTATGTGGACGGCCTCGCAACCGCCCTGCCCGACGATCCTGTCTATTTTCAGCACCTCGGCGAGCGCATCGCGGTGAGCTATGGGCGACGCCCGGAAGGGTACGACAAGCCTCTGATATAA